In the genome of Mytilus edulis chromosome 3, xbMytEdul2.2, whole genome shotgun sequence, one region contains:
- the LOC139516352 gene encoding signal recognition particle 9 kDa protein-like codes for MTYITSWDDFSKAAERLYLKDPSKCRFVTKYRHSDGKLNVKITDDSVCIQYRTEHAQDVKRLEKLTNQLMRHMASKEK; via the exons ATGACGTACATAACATCATGGGATGACTTTTCGAAAGCTGCAGAACGGTTATATCTGAAAGATCCTTCAAAG TGTAGATTTGTTACCAAATACAGACACTCAGATGGAAAATTAAATGTAAAGATCACAGATGACTCAGTG tgtATACAGTACAGAACAGAGCATGCCCAAGATGTTAAGAGACTTGAAAAATTGACAAATCAGTTAATGAGGCACATGGCTTCAAAGGAAAAGTAG